The following proteins are encoded in a genomic region of Deltaproteobacteria bacterium:
- a CDS encoding IPT/TIG domain-containing protein, with product MIKKKNLTYLTAFIATAAILYHCNAVWARNSEKEGEKAEICGTKIFSIMPSQGEPSTPVKMYVEHFVQGGSLYIDEKKVPYNYVEEGLISFGIPKLAAGNYPLYLNGKKRCKSNVLALKVKESRPVISSLLPARIYYCTASANRIVLLKGDNFTEKTRILFDDIVVGSTFISSKEMEIKIPQAKSGLHHIKAVNMGGNASFAHNFYIEGIPVIYDISMGIKYDGHYELVIEGENFLWGALPLVNGKEIKGDITYKGCNLLVYDRTPLSDSPAELSLQVSNPDGKKSNIFYLSIP from the coding sequence ATGATAAAGAAGAAAAACCTGACATATTTGACTGCTTTTATTGCCACCGCCGCTATTCTGTACCATTGTAATGCAGTATGGGCAAGGAACTCTGAAAAAGAAGGGGAAAAAGCAGAAATTTGCGGCACGAAAATATTCAGCATTATGCCAAGCCAGGGGGAACCCTCAACGCCGGTCAAGATGTATGTAGAGCATTTTGTGCAGGGAGGCAGTCTTTACATTGACGAAAAGAAGGTCCCCTATAACTATGTCGAGGAAGGACTGATATCTTTCGGTATTCCTAAACTGGCGGCCGGAAATTACCCGCTCTACCTGAATGGAAAAAAGCGCTGCAAAAGCAATGTTCTGGCATTAAAAGTCAAAGAGTCTCGCCCTGTCATCTCCTCTCTTTTGCCTGCCCGGATCTATTACTGCACAGCCTCTGCCAACAGGATTGTTCTCCTTAAGGGAGACAATTTTACAGAGAAAACACGAATTTTATTTGACGACATTGTTGTTGGAAGCACTTTTATCAGCAGTAAAGAGATGGAAATAAAAATTCCCCAGGCAAAAAGCGGACTCCACCATATTAAAGCTGTCAATATGGGAGGGAATGCGTCTTTTGCTCACAATTTTTATATTGAGGGGATACCCGTCATTTATGATATTTCAATGGGCATAAAATATGACGGCCACTATGAACTGGTCATCGAGGGAGAAAATTTCCTCTGGGGCGCCTTGCCCCTCGTCAACGGAAAAGAAATCAAGGGAGATATCACCTACAAAGGATGCAACCTGCTGGTCTATGACAGGACCCCCCTGTCGGACTCTCCTGCGGAATTATCATTACAGGTTAGCAATCCCGACGGAAAGAAGAGCAATATCTTCTATTTGTCAATACCATAA
- a CDS encoding NUDIX hydrolase, with amino-acid sequence MKYRNPIPTVDIIIELQTGYIVLIKRKNPPFGWAIPGGFVDYGESLEDAAVREAKEETSLDVELVRQMHTYSDPSRDPRQHTISTAFIGKATGKPAARDDALEVGLFKESSLPGDIAFDHRKILEDYFRWKKGH; translated from the coding sequence TTGAAATATAGGAATCCCATCCCTACTGTCGACATCATCATTGAACTGCAAACAGGCTATATCGTTCTTATAAAAAGGAAAAATCCTCCTTTCGGATGGGCCATACCAGGTGGATTTGTCGATTACGGTGAATCGCTGGAAGATGCCGCAGTGAGAGAAGCAAAGGAAGAAACCTCACTTGACGTTGAACTTGTTAGGCAGATGCATACCTATTCTGATCCTTCAAGAGATCCCAGGCAGCACACAATAAGCACCGCTTTTATCGGCAAGGCTACCGGCAAACCTGCAGCTCGGGATGATGCCCTTGAGGTGGGCCTCTTTAAGGAAAGCAGCCTTCCCGGAGACATTGCTTTTGATCACAGAAAAATATTAGAGGATTATTTCAGATGGAAGAAAGGCCACTGA
- a CDS encoding OadG family protein, whose translation MNKLNMSYDNIIAGNGIGISITGMLIVFSALILISLFISMLPKLLPALEKLFPEQHHHGAAVKKEEDHTPILAAIGYALYCKKTGTLPKK comes from the coding sequence ATGAACAAACTTAATATGAGTTATGACAACATAATTGCAGGAAACGGTATCGGTATCTCCATCACTGGTATGTTAATCGTTTTTTCAGCGCTGATTCTCATCTCTCTTTTTATCTCTATGCTTCCGAAACTACTCCCCGCCCTGGAAAAACTATTTCCCGAACAACACCATCATGGAGCTGCAGTAAAAAAGGAAGAAGATCATACTCCCATCCTGGCAGCTATTGGTTATGCGCTTTATTGCAAGAAAACAGGAACATTACCAAAAAAATAA
- a CDS encoding sodium ion-translocating decarboxylase subunit beta translates to MDIFLQFLGTTAFATMTMGNFIMIIIGIIFVTLAIRKDYEPLLLVPIGFGVIVGNIPPIPGMGLSVYDEGSVLRYIYFGVSQGIFPPLIFLGIGAMTDFSTMLSNPKLVLLGAAAQIGIFLTLLGALFLGFSPAESGAIGIIGGADGPTAIFLSSKLAPHLLGSIAIAAYSYMALVPVLQPPVMKLLTTREERLIRMPPPRFVSQREKIIFPIAAFLIASFIAPGAIVLIGMLFFGNLLKESCVTERLANTARNAMIDIVTILLGFSVGASTQAQTFLTPQSLLIFGLGALSFIVATAGGVLFAKFMNLFLKEKINPLVGAAGVSAVPDSARVVQAVGQKEDPHNFLLMHAMAPNVAGVLGSAIGAGILWSVLVN, encoded by the coding sequence GTGGATATATTTTTACAATTTTTAGGAACGACTGCATTTGCCACGATGACCATGGGAAATTTCATCATGATCATCATCGGTATTATCTTTGTTACCCTGGCAATAAGAAAAGACTATGAGCCCTTACTCCTGGTACCGATCGGATTTGGCGTTATTGTGGGCAATATTCCACCCATACCCGGGATGGGTCTTAGTGTGTATGATGAAGGGAGTGTCCTAAGGTATATCTATTTTGGCGTCAGCCAGGGGATTTTCCCACCCCTCATCTTTCTTGGTATCGGTGCAATGACCGATTTTTCGACCATGCTCTCAAATCCAAAGCTTGTTTTACTCGGTGCTGCTGCCCAGATCGGTATCTTTCTGACCCTGTTAGGTGCCCTTTTCCTCGGTTTCTCTCCCGCGGAATCGGGAGCCATCGGTATTATCGGCGGGGCAGACGGACCAACGGCAATCTTCCTGTCATCCAAACTGGCTCCCCATCTTTTGGGCTCCATTGCCATAGCCGCTTATTCATACATGGCACTGGTACCGGTTCTTCAGCCGCCTGTTATGAAATTATTAACAACCCGTGAAGAGCGTTTAATTCGCATGCCGCCACCCAGGTTTGTTTCCCAGAGGGAAAAAATCATATTTCCCATTGCGGCCTTTTTGATTGCATCCTTTATTGCACCCGGGGCGATTGTTCTTATTGGTATGCTCTTTTTCGGTAATCTATTAAAAGAAAGCTGCGTTACTGAACGTCTTGCCAATACGGCCAGAAATGCAATGATTGACATTGTTACCATTTTACTCGGTTTTTCTGTGGGAGCAAGTACACAGGCACAGACCTTCCTGACGCCTCAATCCTTACTCATCTTTGGACTTGGTGCACTTTCTTTTATAGTTGCAACAGCAGGAGGGGTTTTATTTGCCAAGTTTATGAATTTATTTCTAAAGGAAAAAATCAATCCACTGGTTGGTGCGGCAGGTGTCTCGGCCGTACCCGATTCAGCCAGGGTTGTTCAGGCGGTGGGTCAGAAGGAAGATCCACATAATTTCCTTTTGATGCATGCCATGGCACCAAATGTGGCAGGTGTACTCGGTTCTGCCATTGGAGCCGGTATTCTTTGGTCCGTTCTGGTTAATTAG
- the amrA gene encoding AmmeMemoRadiSam system protein A, with product MEERPLKEEEKRALLAIARKAVIDKVEGKEETPSRKLPGLERKGGAFVTLHKKGELRGCIGIFESGLPLYKTIAAMAVSAAFKDPRFSPLQSCELEDIDFEISVLSPLRETKDIGEIEIGRHGIYVTKGGYRGVLLPQVAVEYGWDVETFLSRTCIKAGLSGDEWKRGVKIEIFSAQIFAEKAIKE from the coding sequence ATGGAAGAAAGGCCACTGAAAGAGGAAGAGAAGAGGGCGCTCCTTGCCATTGCAAGAAAGGCCGTCATTGATAAAGTCGAGGGAAAAGAGGAAACACCCTCCCGTAAGTTGCCCGGACTTGAGCGTAAAGGGGGGGCCTTCGTTACCCTTCATAAAAAAGGAGAACTCCGTGGCTGCATCGGTATTTTTGAATCCGGCCTTCCCCTTTATAAAACGATAGCCGCTATGGCAGTAAGCGCTGCCTTCAAGGATCCCAGGTTTTCGCCCTTACAATCCTGTGAACTTGAGGACATAGATTTCGAAATTTCAGTCCTTTCTCCACTGAGGGAGACAAAAGATATTGGAGAAATTGAAATCGGCAGGCACGGTATCTACGTAACAAAGGGGGGCTACAGGGGGGTACTCCTGCCCCAGGTAGCTGTAGAGTATGGCTGGGATGTGGAAACCTTTCTCTCTCGTACCTGTATAAAAGCGGGACTCTCGGGAGATGAATGGAAAAGAGGGGTTAAAATAGAAATTTTTTCCGCCCAGATTTTCGCAGAGAAGGCCATTAAGGAATGA